Proteins encoded within one genomic window of Edaphobacter lichenicola:
- a CDS encoding bifunctional 5,10-methylenetetrahydrofolate dehydrogenase/5,10-methenyltetrahydrofolate cyclohydrolase → MTATPMLGKPVADAIVTKVKADVVDLKERYGMTPQLRVIQVGRDAASEVYLQNKIKSFAKIGIAVKPHTFDSTVSVAELEDTISALSEDKSVHGIMIGLPLPTHIENSTGAARGKFDIFDRIHQFKDVDGVSRHSTAELYRGQLERLTFLPSTALAVSRMLKFYGVETTGKRVVVAGRNDITGKPIHHMLGGRMGNATVSWCHRFTPKETHDDLTRAADIVITCVGSPRYQLKADVLRRGSTVIDVGTRVDKDGNLIGDVDFDGVKHVAAFLTPVPRGVGPVTVASLMENVVRATRFCAGEDVRGYQL, encoded by the coding sequence ATGACAGCAACTCCAATGCTCGGCAAACCGGTGGCCGACGCCATCGTGACCAAAGTAAAAGCAGATGTCGTTGATCTAAAAGAGCGCTACGGAATGACCCCTCAACTAAGGGTGATCCAGGTAGGAAGAGACGCAGCCTCTGAAGTCTATTTGCAGAACAAAATAAAGAGCTTCGCCAAAATCGGCATCGCAGTAAAGCCCCATACCTTCGACTCCACCGTCAGCGTTGCAGAGCTTGAAGACACAATCAGCGCCTTGAGTGAAGACAAATCCGTTCACGGAATCATGATCGGTCTACCGCTTCCAACTCACATCGAAAATTCTACCGGCGCTGCAAGAGGCAAATTCGATATCTTCGACCGCATCCATCAATTCAAAGACGTCGATGGTGTATCGCGACATTCAACAGCAGAGCTATATCGAGGACAACTCGAGCGCCTGACGTTCCTTCCCTCAACCGCTCTGGCTGTAAGTCGAATGCTGAAGTTCTACGGTGTAGAAACGACAGGAAAACGAGTCGTAGTCGCAGGCAGGAATGACATCACCGGCAAGCCGATTCATCATATGTTGGGAGGCCGAATGGGAAACGCAACGGTCTCATGGTGTCATCGGTTTACCCCGAAGGAGACGCACGACGATCTGACGAGAGCGGCAGATATTGTCATTACCTGCGTCGGCAGCCCTCGATATCAATTGAAAGCGGATGTTCTTCGCCGCGGATCCACAGTGATCGACGTAGGCACCCGAGTCGACAAGGATGGCAATTTGATTGGAGATGTAGACTTCGACGGCGTGAAGCACGTCGCAGCCTTCTTGACGCCCGTACCCAGAGGCGTCGGACCCGTTACAGTCGCCTCTCTGATGGAAAACGTCGTCAGGGCTACGAGGTTTTGCGCTGGGGAAGATGTTCGCGGATATCAACTCTAG